The Thermodesulfatator atlanticus DSM 21156 genome has a segment encoding these proteins:
- a CDS encoding response regulator transcription factor → MKPKTLIIEDDMFLGPQLEDYLNNHGFVAYWLADERKWQKVLAEGHFAAVVLDLILPHESGESILKNIKETYPELPVLVLTAKHGLTSKKECFEAGADDYLVKPFEILELELRLRALLRRYEAKESYEPISLGDLKVYPDKGIILKNGEEIFLSKRRWDLLLFLLKNRGRLVTKEEILANVWQDANVNDDTLRSYIKDLRKLLPKNTLVTVHSRGYRLNI, encoded by the coding sequence ATGAAACCCAAAACACTAATAATCGAAGATGACATGTTTTTAGGGCCTCAGTTGGAGGATTATCTCAATAACCATGGTTTCGTTGCTTATTGGCTTGCTGATGAACGAAAGTGGCAAAAGGTGCTTGCTGAAGGCCATTTCGCAGCGGTGGTGTTAGATCTCATCCTTCCACACGAATCAGGAGAAAGTATCCTAAAAAATATCAAAGAAACTTATCCCGAGCTTCCTGTACTCGTTCTCACCGCCAAACATGGCCTTACCTCCAAAAAGGAATGTTTCGAAGCAGGGGCTGACGATTATCTGGTAAAACCCTTTGAGATACTTGAACTGGAACTCCGTTTACGGGCCCTTTTGCGCCGCTATGAAGCTAAAGAGTCTTATGAACCGATAAGCCTAGGTGATCTCAAAGTCTATCCTGACAAAGGAATAATTTTGAAAAACGGCGAGGAAATTTTTCTTTCGAAACGCCGCTGGGATCTGTTGCTGTTTTTGTTAAAAAACCGTGGGCGTCTGGTTACTAAAGAAGAAATCCTTGCAAATGTCTGGCAGGATGCAAATGTCAACGATGACACCCTGCGCTCCTACATAAAAGACTTGCGCAAACTTCTTCCCAAAAACACTCTTGTTACCGTTCACAGCCGTGGTTACCGCTTAAACATATAA
- a CDS encoding nitrogenase component 1 — translation MRTLTISSAEILPRRSCGLATEPGSMSQRSCVYFGTRYVLGPIKEAVHIVHGAVGCSYYGKMVRGTPAPVWTTDMQEHDVIFGAREKLKKALLEAFSLDPSAQGAFVYITCVSGLIGEDVTSIAEEVSKETGKPVKVVSCPGFSAYSQSKGHSLAYQVIFDMLKHSPSAKKPTVNLIGEYNVGGETKVIKELLAELGVKVHVSLTGDASWSRIEKMTCAHLNLMFCGATAEDFCKKVKKAYGIPYMKVSFYGLKSIAASLRKIAAYFDLPEKHIEKVIAEKEAEVLEKIFPLRRHFVGKKALVVLGAYRIGPQGKMLKELGFEVLAAASIFGRGEDHEEAKEIAPLVTDNPGDAELEEALWLLKPDIVLTNAREQWRIVKLGVPVLSFPQPKDRGPYAGYVGMANFARDIYRHLKAPVWNLLHGEPL, via the coding sequence ATGCGCACCTTGACTATTTCTAGTGCCGAAATTTTACCAAGACGCTCCTGTGGCCTGGCCACTGAACCAGGGAGCATGAGCCAGCGGAGTTGCGTTTATTTTGGTACACGTTACGTACTTGGTCCCATAAAGGAAGCCGTACATATTGTTCACGGTGCTGTTGGCTGCAGTTACTACGGTAAGATGGTGCGCGGCACTCCTGCCCCCGTATGGACAACTGACATGCAGGAACACGACGTAATTTTCGGTGCCAGGGAAAAACTTAAAAAGGCCCTTTTGGAAGCTTTTTCTCTTGATCCCTCAGCGCAAGGAGCCTTTGTTTACATTACCTGTGTTTCTGGTCTCATTGGCGAAGACGTTACTTCTATTGCAGAAGAAGTATCAAAGGAAACCGGAAAGCCTGTGAAAGTGGTGTCTTGCCCTGGTTTTTCGGCCTATTCCCAGTCAAAGGGACACTCCCTGGCATACCAGGTTATTTTTGACATGTTAAAACATTCGCCCAGTGCTAAGAAGCCCACGGTTAACCTGATCGGAGAGTATAACGTTGGTGGCGAGACTAAAGTTATTAAAGAGCTTCTTGCAGAACTTGGAGTAAAGGTGCATGTATCTCTTACGGGAGATGCCTCCTGGTCCCGCATAGAAAAAATGACCTGCGCTCATTTAAATCTCATGTTCTGTGGTGCCACAGCAGAAGATTTTTGCAAAAAAGTAAAAAAAGCGTACGGTATCCCTTATATGAAGGTCTCATTTTATGGGCTTAAGTCCATAGCCGCTTCCCTTAGAAAAATTGCCGCCTATTTTGATCTTCCAGAAAAGCACATAGAAAAAGTTATTGCTGAAAAAGAGGCCGAAGTCCTTGAAAAGATTTTCCCTTTAAGACGCCATTTTGTTGGTAAGAAAGCCCTTGTGGTACTGGGAGCTTATCGCATTGGCCCTCAAGGCAAAATGTTAAAGGAACTCGGCTTTGAGGTTCTGGCTGCTGCGTCTATCTTTGGCAGGGGGGAGGACCATGAAGAGGCCAAGGAAATAGCCCCGTTGGTCACCGATAATCCGGGTGATGCCGAGTTAGAAGAGGCTTTGTGGTTGCTTAAGCCGGACATCGTCTTAACAAACGCGCGGGAACAGTGGCGTATCGTGAAACTGGGAGTGCCAGTGCTTTCTTTTCCTCAGCCCAAAGACCGCGGCCCTTACGCGGGTTATGTTGGCATGGCCAACTTTGCCAGGGATATCTACCGCCATCTCAAGGCCCCGGTATGGAATCTTTTACACGGCGAACCTCTATAA
- the cynS gene encoding cyanase: protein MEYVFCPIIRKLIQAKQASGLSFEEIGKAIGRDKVWVAALLYRQAVASKEEADKLKELLKLDDECYQAIQKVPMRGAETDTIPSDPLIYRFYEIMRVYGPAIKAVINEMFGDGIMSAIDFSIDIKKQEDPKGDRVVVTFNGKFLPFKKW from the coding sequence ATGGAATACGTCTTTTGTCCGATAATTAGAAAACTTATTCAGGCTAAACAAGCCAGCGGACTTAGCTTTGAAGAGATAGGTAAGGCAATTGGTAGGGATAAGGTTTGGGTAGCAGCCCTTCTTTACAGACAGGCTGTGGCTTCTAAGGAAGAAGCAGATAAACTCAAAGAGCTACTTAAATTAGATGATGAATGTTATCAAGCGATCCAAAAGGTTCCTATGAGGGGGGCTGAAACCGATACCATTCCCTCTGATCCTCTAATTTATCGCTTTTATGAGATCATGAGGGTTTACGGCCCTGCTATTAAAGCGGTGATCAACGAAATGTTTGGTGATGGCATTATGAGTGCCATTGATTTTTCTATTGACATAAAAAAGCAAGAAGATCCCAAAGGGGATCGGGTAGTGGTTACTTTCAACGGTAAATTTTTGCCTTTCAAAAAGTGGTAA